The Diabrotica virgifera virgifera chromosome 10, PGI_DIABVI_V3a genome has a window encoding:
- the LOC126893067 gene encoding uncharacterized protein LOC126893067, with amino-acid sequence MEIVRDPGVVSTIRSLLCYTPEDSKFLSTAGWNYPNYPHLTGDAFILLIPIKHIFNIFNDYTKLTYGRQVFRFVRARNDKDCIVVQEPTASTTVTTVSLTIASMELKVKHVFPNDDVKIELMTPIKNNTPITIPFRKWELNELPSLTAGSRREIWSVKTTSAVERPRYVIVAFQTSKRDDIHANPTLFDHIRMSSVRVVINGDYWPNERMQLDFTKNDYAIAHYNYTEFFPSYARSLTKHPILDYSAFKRYALFVFDCSKQDDTSFRSGTVDVKLEIEADEGFPAGTRAYCLIFHDSLLEYFPLTEVVKNII; translated from the coding sequence ATGGAAATAGTTCGAGATCCAGGTGTAGTCAGCACTATTCGCAGTTTGTTGTGTTATACACCTGAAGATTCCAAATTTCTCAGTACTGCAGGATGGAACTATCCGAATTATCCACATTTAACAGGGGACGCCTTTATTTTACTGATTCCAATCAAAcatattttcaacattttcaaCGATTACACTAAATTAACCTATGGTCGTCAAGTGTTTCGCTTTGTTCGAGCGCGTAATGATAAAGATTGCATTGTTGTCCAAGAACCTACTGCTTCCACGACGGTAACAACAGTATCATTAACCATCGCCAGCATGGAACTCAAGGTCAAACATGTCTTTCCCAATGATGATGTGAAAATCGAATTAATGACTCCGATTAAGAATAATACACCGATAACCATACCTTTCCGTAAATGGGAGCTCAATGAACTACCTTCACTTACGGCAGGATCTCGACGAGAGATATGGAGTGTAAAGACAACTTCAGCTGTTGAACGTCCACGCTACGTTATTGTAGCTTTTCAAACTTCTAAACGAGATGATATTCACGCTAATCCGACGCTATTCGATCACATTAGAATGTCCAGCGTACGAGTGGTTATTAATGGTGACTATTGGCCTAACGAGAGAATGCAATTGGATTTCACAAAAAATGATTACGCTATAGCTCACTACAATTATACTGAATTCTTTCCCAGTTATGCTCGTTCGCTAACAAAACATCCCATCTTAGATTACTCTGCATTTAAAAGATAtgctttgtttgtttttgactGTTCCAAGCAGGATGATACATCGTTTAGATCTGGAACTGTCGATGTTAAGTTAGAAATCGAAGCAGATGAAGGTTTTCCAGCAGGTACTCGAGCTTACTGTTTAATTTTTCACGACAGCCTACTCGAATACTTTCCACTAACTGAAGTtgtcaaaaatataatttaa